A genomic segment from Gossypium hirsutum isolate 1008001.06 chromosome D04, Gossypium_hirsutum_v2.1, whole genome shotgun sequence encodes:
- the LOC107898978 gene encoding nudix hydrolase 13, mitochondrial — translation MSYLPARKGRHRQRYEDNLRLVAGCIPYRVEKDVEDSRISVLMISTPNRDDLVFPKGGWEDDETVNEAACREALEEAGVKGILDEEPLGVWEFRSKSKQNSCSLEGGCRGYMFALEVTEELDSWAEQSTYKRQWVSPEEAYKLCRYDWMSEALEKHLRRMERNSNIEKAEKLVEHQMLSAGCSTKPSNLEESFSKCIVQG, via the exons ATGTCTTATTTACCAGCAAGAAAAGGGAGACACAGACAACGGTACGAGGATAATCTGAGGCTTGTTGCCGG GTGTATTCCATACAGAGTGGAGAAGGATGTTGAGGACAGCAGGATCAGTGTTCTTATGATATCCACACCGAATCGTGATGATCTTGTTTTCCCTAAA GGTGGATGGGAAGATGATGAGACTGTTAATGAAGCAGCATGCCGAGAGGCCTTAGAGGAAGCCGGAGTCAAAGGAATACTTGAT GAGGAACCATTGGGAGTGTGGGAGTTTAGAAGCAAGAGTAAACAGAACAGTTGCAGCCTGGAAGGTGGCTGTAGAGGTTACATGTTTGCCTTGGAGGTGACCGAAGAACTCGATTCATGGGCCGAACAGAGTACTTACAAGAGGCAATGG GTTTCCCCAGAAGAAGCATATAAACTGTGCCGGTACGATTGGATGAGCGAAGCTCTTGAGAAACATTTGAGAAGAATGGAGAGGAACAGCAATATTGAGAAGGCAGAAAAGTTGGTGGAACATCAAATGTTATCAGCTGGTTGCTCTACAAAACCATCCAACCTTGAAGAGTCATTTAGTAAGTGTATTGTGCAGGGTTAA